One genomic segment of Hordeum vulgare subsp. vulgare chromosome 2H, MorexV3_pseudomolecules_assembly, whole genome shotgun sequence includes these proteins:
- the LOC123430837 gene encoding F-box/FBD/LRR-repeat protein At1g78750-like, translated as MSLESDGAATPKRPRLPAEDPSIHFGAAAAADRISALPEALQLHILSLLRLPSAIRTGVLSRAWRDLWKRRWQDDGNSAPFLHHHLRPCSSPSSKKLLECLEQRQSQGRRGRLDRYSLLVDNPAMGARQFGRYLDAAASCGVEDLRVELPEKPPSPATPQKATTLRFPFPAAAGPSLARLSLRGIEVSGLHSRAARPCSFLEVVRLHSVPVDDRGLARMLALCPRLRVLVLHSCSALRRISVTAATGRKLSSVTIAGCSWLIEVDVAAVSSLRSFRYSGGFLSSFYLPENAAFADLYICFDAQRSCNVRICQKVFSDWFESRVCSKLTALTICSNVLFVVSSLPNGISYAESAKMGGDFFRSMTELQLLMLDMKAPELANIYVFLKNSHCCNLERLFVQLPSIHSGPLVDSSDNVGVEPPEDVLENLKVVKITNFNWNRSELQLVCFLLRKASSLHKLLLVTPSLVPLDVTGTRNEDLLFVGEAVANGKIILSELDDAATQPFHSDVFAEF; from the exons ATGTCGCTGGAATCCGACGGCGCCGCCACCCCGAAGAGGCCGCGGCTGCCGGCAGAAGATCCATCCATCCATTTCGGTGCGGCGGCGGCAGCTGACCGCATATCGGCGCTACCGGAGGCGCTGCAGCTGCACATCCTGTCCTTGCTCCGGCTGCCGTCGGCAATCCGCACGGGGGTGCTCTCCCGCGCCTGGCGCGACCTCTGGAAGCGCCGCTGGCAGGACGACGGGAACTCCGCCcccttcctccaccaccacctccgcCCCTGCTCCTCCCCGTCGTCCAAGAAACTGCTCGAGTGCCTCGAGCAGCGCCAATCCCAGGGGCGGCGCGGGCGCCTCGACCGCTACTCGCTCCTCGTCGACAACCCCGCCATGGGCGCCCGCCAGTTCGGCCGCTACCTCGACGCCGCCGCCAGCTGCGGCGTCGAGGACCTCCGCGTCGAGCTGCCGGAGAAGCCGCCCTCCCCGGCCACCCCCCAGAAGGCCACCACCCTCCGCTTCCCCTTCCCGGCGGCGGCCGGCCCCTCCCTCGCGCGCCTCTCGCTCCGCGGCATTGAGGTCTCCGGCCTCCACAGCAGGGCCGCGCGGCCGTGCTCCTTTCTCGAGGTCGTCCGCCTCCACTCCGTCCCCGTCGACGACAGGGGCTTGGCGAGGATGCTCGCCCTGTGCCCTCGTCTCCGCGTCCTCGTCCTGCACTCCTGCTCGGCCCTCCGTCGAATCTCCGTGACGGCGGCGACGGGGCGCAAACTGAGCAGCGTCACCATCGCAGGGTGCAGCTGGCTGATTGAGGTGGACGTCGCGGCGGTTTCCAGCCTCCGGTCGTTTCGCTACAGCGGCGGTTTCCTCTCGTCGTTCTATCTCCCCGAAAACGCCGCATTTGCCGACCTCTACATCTGCTTCGACGCCCAGAGAAGCTGCAATGTGCGCATCTGCCAAAAG GTGTTCAGCGACTGGTTCGAAAGCCGTGTGTGCTCGAAACTCACCGCCCTCACCATCTGCAGCAATGTCCTCTTT GTTGTGTCTTCCTTGCCGAATGGAATCTCGTATGCCGAATCGGCCAAGATGGGCGGTGACTTCTTTCGGAGCATGACAGAACTACAACTTCTTATGTTAGATATGAAGGCCCCTGAGCTTGCGAACATCTATGTGTTCCTCAAGAACAGCCATTGTTGTAATCTGGAGAGGCTTTTCGTGCAG CTCCCTAGTATCCACAGTGGGCCTTTGGTGGATTCATCTGACAATGTGGGGGTAGAGCCGCCCGAGGATGTTTTGGAAAACCTTAAGGTGGTAAAGATTACAAACTTTAACTGGAACCGCAGTGAGCTGCAACTAGTGTGTTTTTTGTTGAGGAAGGCCAGCTCTCTCCATAAACTGCTACTGGTTACTCCCAGTTTGGTTCCATTGGATGTGACCGGCACTCGGAACGAAGATCTCTTGTTTGTTGGAGAAGCTGTTGCCAATGGAAAAATAATTCTCAGCGAGTTGGACGATGCTGCAACCCAGCCATTTCATTCAGATGTCTTTGCCGAATTTTAG